A DNA window from Luteibaculum oceani contains the following coding sequences:
- a CDS encoding WD40 repeat domain-containing protein codes for MRTNFELIGTLIGHKGPIYNLCADEHGNLYSSGSDKLIAKWSLTDLKNISGNIKLDYNAYSLCYSHSHLWIGSITGNIHVIDVIQKKELKNFAFHRKSVYQCINIPAKNLIATSDAEGYIAFWDSENLKNLAFIKVHGDKIRSIAYDTDREWLLCGFSNGVIEAINVNTLNRESLINPTSQSDSIFSMLKMSTKDVWLVAGKNGHLGCFHPLKPIKDVNIPAHNFGIYSLIELQDGNLIVSASRDKTIKIWNSNSLEVVQKIGVKENGHSRSVNHLLKLSEDSFASAGDDGAIKVWRLG; via the coding sequence ATGCGTACCAATTTTGAACTTATCGGAACATTAATCGGTCACAAAGGCCCTATTTACAATCTTTGTGCTGACGAACATGGAAATCTATACAGCTCTGGTTCCGACAAGCTAATAGCAAAGTGGTCATTAACCGACTTAAAAAATATATCAGGCAACATTAAGTTAGATTATAATGCCTATAGTCTATGCTACTCTCATTCTCACCTATGGATTGGTAGTATTACGGGGAACATTCACGTAATTGACGTTATCCAAAAGAAGGAGCTAAAAAACTTTGCCTTTCATAGAAAATCGGTTTACCAATGCATCAATATTCCGGCTAAAAATCTCATTGCCACTTCTGACGCCGAGGGCTACATAGCCTTTTGGGACAGCGAAAACCTGAAAAACCTTGCATTCATTAAGGTTCATGGCGATAAGATTAGATCTATAGCCTACGATACTGATCGCGAATGGCTTCTGTGCGGATTTAGCAATGGTGTAATAGAAGCCATAAACGTAAACACGCTCAACAGAGAATCTTTAATTAACCCAACATCACAATCCGACTCCATCTTTAGCATGCTTAAAATGAGTACTAAGGACGTTTGGTTGGTGGCAGGTAAAAATGGTCACCTAGGTTGTTTCCATCCCTTAAAACCAATAAAAGACGTAAATATTCCAGCCCATAACTTCGGAATTTACTCGCTCATTGAACTACAGGATGGAAATCTTATTGTTTCAGCAAGCAGGGACAAGACCATAAAAATTTGGAATAGTAACTCCCTAGAGGTGGTTCAGAAAATTGGCGTTAAGGAAAATGGCCACAGCCGTTCGGTAAACCATTTATTAAAACTAAGTGAAGACAGCTTTGCATCTGCCGGAGAT
- the htpG gene encoding molecular chaperone HtpG, which yields MQQTGNISVQTENIFPIIKKALYSDHEIFLRELVSNGVDACQKLKTLAGLGETTSEIDKLRVEVAVDKKKKTITISDNGIGMTAEEVDKYINQIAFSGAEEFVNKYKDKTEKTGIIGHFGLGFYSAFMVAEKVEIHTKSHTGADAVKWTCDGSTSYSIDKGDKKERGTEITLFVDKDSEEFLEDHRISGILEKYCKFLPVEIKFGTKEETKKEKDGDKEKETKVTVDNIINNPNPAWVKAPADLKEEDYKSFFRELYPFAEEPLFHIHLNVDYPFNLTGVLYFPKLKNSVEVQKNKIQLYCNQVFVTDSVEGVVPEFLTLLQGVLDSPDIPLNVSRSYLQSDSNVKKISNHITKKVADKLNEIYKNSKEDFESKWEDIKVFIEYGMLSEDKFYDRIKKIFLVKDTEGKHSPIQDFIEEIKATQTNKNKKTVVLYTHEPNEHHIQIEAAKNKGYKVVVMDSPLTSHVVSFMEQKLENVTFSRIDADSIDKLIEKDEEIPSKLSKEEEEKLKPIFEGVLSKDKFTVEIGSLEEQDQPVIISQPEFMRRMKEQQMMGGGAGFYGTLPEMYSVKVNGNHPIISSILAKEKEEEQKDLAKQVVDLALLSQNLLKGEDLSKFIKRSVELIKN from the coding sequence ATGCAGCAGACTGGAAACATAAGTGTACAAACGGAAAATATATTTCCAATTATTAAAAAGGCGCTATACTCAGATCATGAAATCTTCCTTAGAGAGTTGGTTTCTAATGGTGTAGATGCTTGCCAAAAACTAAAAACTTTAGCCGGTTTAGGAGAAACTACTTCCGAAATTGATAAACTGCGTGTAGAGGTTGCGGTTGATAAAAAGAAAAAGACGATTACCATTTCGGATAATGGTATAGGTATGACCGCTGAAGAGGTGGATAAGTACATCAACCAGATTGCATTTTCAGGTGCCGAAGAGTTTGTAAACAAATACAAAGACAAAACCGAGAAAACGGGAATTATCGGGCATTTTGGTCTTGGATTTTACTCGGCCTTTATGGTTGCAGAGAAAGTAGAAATTCATACCAAATCTCATACCGGAGCAGACGCTGTAAAGTGGACTTGCGACGGTTCTACATCCTATAGCATCGATAAGGGAGATAAAAAAGAAAGAGGAACTGAGATAACTTTGTTCGTTGACAAGGACTCTGAAGAGTTTTTAGAGGATCACAGAATTTCTGGCATCCTAGAAAAGTATTGTAAGTTTCTACCGGTTGAAATAAAATTCGGTACCAAAGAAGAAACTAAAAAAGAGAAGGACGGGGATAAAGAAAAAGAAACTAAGGTTACTGTTGACAACATTATAAACAACCCCAATCCAGCTTGGGTTAAGGCACCTGCGGACTTAAAAGAGGAGGATTACAAATCTTTTTTCAGAGAATTATATCCTTTTGCCGAAGAGCCGTTATTCCACATACACCTTAATGTAGATTACCCGTTTAACTTAACAGGGGTACTTTATTTCCCGAAGCTTAAAAACTCGGTCGAGGTACAGAAAAATAAAATTCAGCTTTACTGTAACCAGGTTTTTGTTACCGATTCAGTTGAGGGGGTTGTTCCAGAATTTTTAACCTTATTACAAGGGGTTTTAGATTCTCCCGATATTCCATTAAACGTTTCTAGATCGTACTTGCAAAGCGATAGCAACGTGAAAAAAATATCCAACCACATTACTAAAAAGGTGGCGGATAAGCTGAATGAAATCTATAAAAACAGCAAGGAAGATTTTGAGTCTAAATGGGAAGATATCAAAGTCTTTATTGAGTATGGAATGCTTTCTGAGGATAAATTCTATGATAGGATTAAGAAAATTTTCCTAGTAAAGGATACTGAAGGTAAGCACAGCCCGATTCAAGATTTTATCGAAGAAATAAAGGCCACACAAACCAATAAGAACAAAAAGACCGTGGTGTTATATACCCATGAGCCTAATGAGCACCACATCCAGATAGAAGCTGCAAAAAACAAAGGTTACAAGGTGGTGGTAATGGATTCACCATTAACTTCTCATGTTGTTTCTTTCATGGAGCAGAAACTGGAGAATGTAACGTTTAGCAGAATAGACGCCGATTCTATAGATAAGCTAATTGAAAAGGACGAAGAAATCCCATCGAAACTTTCTAAAGAGGAAGAAGAGAAATTAAAGCCAATTTTTGAAGGCGTTCTGAGCAAAGATAAGTTTACCGTGGAGATAGGTAGTCTTGAAGAGCAAGACCAACCGGTTATTATTTCTCAACCAGAGTTTATGCGCCGTATGAAGGAGCAACAAATGATGGGGGGTGGAGCAGGCTTCTATGGAACACTTCCAGAAATGTATTCGGTTAAGGTAAATGGAAACCATCCTATTATTTCCTCTATCCTAGCAAAAGAAAAAGAGGAGGAGCAGAAAGATTTAGCTAAACAAGTGGTAGATTTAGCATTGTTAAGTCAGAATTTGCTGAAAGGTGAAGACTTAAGTAAGTTTATCAAAAGAAGCGTAGAATTAATTAAAAACTAA
- a CDS encoding LemA family protein, with the protein MRIINLLIVVITTGLLSSCGYNSMVEKDESVAQLWAQVETQYQRRADLIPNLVNTVKGYADFEKETLTAVIEARAKATSVNVDPSNLTQEDLNKFQAAQGQLSGALSRLLVTIERYPDLKANQNFRDFQAQLEGTENRISVARQRFNDGVKDYNSYIRQFPRVIYAGWFDFEKKAYFESEAGTEKAPEVNF; encoded by the coding sequence ATGAGAATAATTAATTTATTAATCGTAGTTATAACCACGGGGCTTTTAAGCTCTTGTGGTTATAACTCTATGGTTGAGAAAGACGAAAGCGTTGCTCAACTCTGGGCTCAGGTAGAAACTCAATACCAAAGAAGAGCCGACCTTATACCTAATCTCGTAAATACCGTAAAGGGCTATGCAGATTTTGAAAAGGAAACTCTGACTGCTGTAATTGAGGCACGAGCCAAGGCCACCTCGGTAAACGTGGATCCAAGTAACTTGACCCAGGAGGATTTAAACAAGTTTCAGGCTGCTCAGGGACAATTAAGTGGAGCGCTTTCTAGATTACTGGTAACCATTGAGCGTTATCCAGACCTAAAGGCCAACCAAAATTTTCGTGATTTTCAAGCCCAATTAGAGGGAACGGAAAATAGAATTTCAGTGGCAAGACAGCGTTTTAACGACGGAGTAAAGGATTACAATTCATACATCAGACAATTTCCAAGGGTAATTTATGCCGGTTGGTTTGATTTTGAAAAGAAAGCCTACTTCGAATCTGAAGCTGGAACGGAGAAAGCTCCTGAAGTAAACTTTTAA
- a CDS encoding TPM domain-containing protein — MVASAKELLSPEEKKQIVKAIQEAESKTSGEIRLHLEDYCNEDVLDHAAYLFQKLKMHETEQRNGVLFYVSVKDKQFAILGDKGINEKVPNNFWDAVKTTVLQEFVLGNYSNGLCKGIELAGDKLRKFFPVKRDDKNELSDDISYG, encoded by the coding sequence ATGGTTGCGAGTGCCAAGGAACTTTTAAGTCCCGAAGAGAAAAAACAGATTGTTAAGGCTATTCAAGAAGCGGAGTCTAAAACCTCGGGTGAAATTCGATTGCATTTAGAGGATTATTGCAACGAGGATGTATTAGACCACGCTGCCTACCTTTTCCAAAAGCTTAAAATGCACGAAACCGAGCAGCGTAATGGTGTTTTGTTTTATGTATCGGTTAAGGATAAGCAATTTGCAATACTTGGAGATAAGGGGATAAACGAGAAAGTTCCAAACAATTTTTGGGATGCGGTGAAAACAACGGTCCTTCAAGAATTTGTATTGGGGAACTACTCCAATGGCCTGTGCAAGGGGATAGAGCTAGCAGGTGATAAACTAAGAAAATTCTTTCCCGTAAAACGCGACGATAAAAACGAGCTTTCTGATGATATTTCGTACGGTTAA
- a CDS encoding TPM domain-containing protein produces the protein MIFRTVKLVLLLAFLFLGSGISFANDAFIPKVNAFVTDNSGILSPQEVNALNRRLQSFSDQTSNQIAILITNDIGDYEIADFTIAFGHKNGLGQKDLDNGVAIVIKPKTSISRGQMFIASGYGLEGAIPDAIAKQIVENQFIPHFKQGDYLGGIVSGLNVIEKLCRGEISTDQYKKKYAKKNDGWPVAIIILIIFIYVFFSRVRGAGRYARNNDLPLWIALGMMNSSRQSHRGFFNDFSSGSGGFGGFGGGGFGGGGAGGSW, from the coding sequence ATGATATTTCGTACGGTTAAGCTGGTTCTCTTATTGGCTTTTCTTTTCTTGGGTAGTGGCATTAGCTTTGCAAACGATGCTTTCATTCCCAAGGTTAACGCTTTTGTAACCGATAATTCGGGTATTCTTTCTCCTCAGGAAGTGAATGCCTTAAATAGACGCCTGCAAAGCTTTTCTGATCAAACTTCAAACCAAATAGCCATTTTAATTACCAACGATATCGGTGATTATGAAATCGCTGATTTTACAATTGCCTTTGGTCATAAAAATGGATTGGGTCAAAAAGATTTGGACAATGGAGTAGCCATTGTTATCAAACCGAAAACTTCTATTTCTAGAGGGCAAATGTTTATTGCTTCTGGTTATGGTTTAGAAGGTGCAATCCCTGATGCAATTGCCAAGCAGATTGTTGAAAACCAATTTATCCCACACTTTAAGCAGGGTGATTACTTGGGTGGAATTGTTAGCGGATTAAACGTTATTGAAAAGCTCTGTAGGGGAGAAATTTCAACGGATCAGTATAAAAAGAAGTACGCTAAAAAAAATGATGGGTGGCCTGTTGCTATTATTATCCTCATCATCTTTATCTACGTGTTCTTCTCGAGGGTAAGAGGAGCTGGACGTTACGCTAGAAATAATGATTTACCGCTATGGATAGCTTTGGGGATGATGAACTCATCTCGACAGTCGCACAGGGGATTTTTTAATGATTTTAGCTCGGGTTCTGGCGGATTCGGAGGCTTCGGTGGTGGAGGCTTCGGAGGTGGTGGAGCCGGTGGGAGCTGGTAA
- a CDS encoding TerB family tellurite resistance protein, translating into MKYGKWIGGIAGWAVGGPIGAIIGAAVGSIFDNTPSETAQERAQRRAGYRDPRNRYRTSPADFAKALVILSAAVMKADGKVLKSELNYVKDYFTRAFGEAQAKELILVLKEVLKEDIQLRAVCDQIRYHMEHASRLQLLHYLHGIAQADGHYDDAEKRLLHQIASYLGISFKDEESVSNMYQNNLEAAYKILEISDQATDQEVKKAYRKMAIKYHPDKLAHLGPEHQKNAKEKFIKVQEAYERICKQRGIK; encoded by the coding sequence ATGAAATACGGTAAGTGGATTGGTGGTATTGCGGGATGGGCAGTAGGTGGTCCTATTGGAGCAATAATTGGAGCAGCAGTTGGATCCATCTTCGATAATACCCCTTCCGAAACAGCGCAAGAGCGTGCGCAGCGAAGAGCAGGATATAGAGATCCGAGAAATAGATATAGAACCTCACCGGCAGATTTTGCAAAAGCATTGGTAATTCTTTCCGCAGCTGTTATGAAAGCGGATGGGAAGGTGCTTAAAAGTGAACTTAATTACGTTAAGGACTATTTCACTCGGGCTTTTGGCGAAGCACAGGCAAAGGAACTAATACTGGTTTTAAAAGAAGTTCTTAAAGAGGATATTCAACTACGTGCTGTTTGTGATCAAATTCGCTATCACATGGAGCATGCAAGCCGTTTGCAGCTCTTACATTACCTCCACGGTATTGCTCAAGCCGATGGCCATTACGATGACGCTGAAAAGCGTTTGTTGCATCAAATTGCTTCTTACCTAGGTATTTCTTTCAAAGACGAGGAAAGTGTAAGCAATATGTACCAGAATAATCTGGAAGCTGCTTATAAAATCCTTGAAATCTCGGATCAAGCAACGGATCAGGAGGTTAAAAAGGCCTATAGAAAAATGGCCATTAAATATCATCCAGATAAACTGGCTCATTTAGGTCCAGAGCATCAAAAAAATGCAAAAGAGAAGTTTATAAAAGTACAGGAGGCCTATGAGCGCATTTGTAAGCAGCGGGGAATAAAATAA
- a CDS encoding rhomboid family intramembrane serine protease, with protein sequence MSKQDLNTILRSIWFPISLLIVIWAIQFTSFLEGYSFSFLGIYPLHIKGIPGIILSPLIHGDIAHASSNTAPLLFLGAALHYAYPRIAFRVWLYATLFTGFWVWLAARPNYHIGASGVVYALFGFLFVRGLLSKRKKLMGICLLVGFMYGGMIWGIFPVEEHISWEAHMFGLMAGISLAFYYRHEEEEKPVKPWELIGEEQYIREAEDRFGYRYWEGNSSDNTPSQETQIIYHFKEQKKSPPSSDSGDSNTLN encoded by the coding sequence ATGTCGAAGCAAGATTTAAATACTATTTTAAGGAGTATTTGGTTTCCAATCAGTCTGTTGATTGTTATATGGGCGATTCAGTTTACCTCATTTTTAGAGGGTTATAGCTTTTCATTTTTAGGGATTTATCCTTTGCATATAAAGGGGATTCCAGGCATTATTTTGTCCCCATTAATTCATGGAGATATAGCACATGCCTCGAGTAATACTGCGCCTTTGTTATTTCTGGGGGCAGCACTTCATTATGCCTATCCTAGAATTGCTTTTAGAGTATGGTTATATGCCACTTTATTTACTGGATTTTGGGTTTGGTTAGCCGCCCGTCCAAATTACCATATAGGTGCATCTGGTGTGGTTTATGCCTTATTTGGATTTCTTTTTGTACGAGGTCTGTTGAGCAAAAGAAAGAAACTGATGGGAATTTGTCTATTGGTGGGCTTTATGTATGGTGGTATGATTTGGGGAATTTTCCCGGTTGAAGAACACATAAGCTGGGAGGCTCATATGTTTGGTTTGATGGCCGGAATTTCCCTGGCATTCTATTATCGCCACGAGGAAGAAGAAAAACCGGTTAAACCATGGGAACTGATAGGAGAGGAACAATATATAAGAGAGGCCGAAGACCGATTCGGTTACCGCTATTGGGAAGGAAATTCCAGTGATAACACGCCAAGCCAAGAAACGCAGATTATCTACCATTTTAAAGAGCAAAAAAAATCCCCACCATCATCAGATAGTGGGGATAGCAATACATTAAATTAA
- the dnaN gene encoding DNA polymerase III subunit beta, which yields MNFVISSSKLLKQLVQLNGVINSSNTLPILDNFYFEIKKDEIIISASDLETTVSSKVEAKSESEGKVCIPAKMLVDALKSFPDQPLSFSVNPDDFGVEISSDLGKYKLNGYNGEEFPKTPVIEAASSVKISSDILARAINKTLFATGNDDLRPIMSGIYFDFTEEGLTFVATDAHKLVRYKRADAKAEGASNFVVPKKPLNLLKSILASSAEDVTITYNENNAHFNLGDATVICRLIDGNYPNYEAVIPKENPNKLTISRTALQNSIKRVSIFANKTTHQVRLKISGNELSIFAEDLDFSNEAQEKLSCQYTGEDMEIGFNSRFLNEMLNNLDADDVIIELSAPSRAGILLPVSKDIEEEDILMLVMPVMLNN from the coding sequence ATGAACTTTGTAATATCCAGTTCTAAGCTTTTAAAGCAGTTAGTTCAACTGAATGGAGTTATCAACAGCTCGAATACACTTCCTATTCTCGACAATTTCTATTTCGAGATAAAGAAAGATGAAATAATCATTTCTGCATCCGACCTAGAAACTACTGTTAGCAGTAAGGTTGAGGCGAAGTCAGAGAGCGAAGGTAAAGTTTGTATCCCTGCTAAGATGTTAGTGGATGCGCTTAAATCCTTTCCAGACCAGCCGCTAAGTTTTTCTGTAAACCCAGATGATTTTGGGGTTGAGATTTCTTCGGATCTTGGAAAATATAAACTGAATGGGTACAATGGAGAGGAATTTCCAAAAACTCCAGTGATTGAGGCAGCGTCTTCGGTTAAGATTTCCTCAGACATTTTGGCCAGGGCAATCAACAAAACGCTTTTTGCAACTGGAAACGACGATCTACGCCCTATAATGAGCGGGATTTACTTCGATTTCACCGAGGAAGGTTTAACTTTTGTAGCAACCGATGCACACAAGCTAGTTCGTTACAAAAGAGCGGATGCCAAGGCAGAAGGTGCTAGTAATTTTGTGGTACCTAAGAAGCCTTTGAACTTATTAAAGTCGATTCTTGCTTCTTCTGCTGAGGATGTAACAATTACCTACAACGAGAATAATGCCCATTTTAATTTAGGGGATGCAACGGTAATTTGTAGGCTAATCGATGGAAATTACCCGAATTACGAAGCGGTAATTCCAAAAGAAAACCCAAATAAACTAACCATTTCTAGAACGGCACTTCAGAACTCCATCAAAAGGGTTTCGATTTTTGCTAATAAAACAACGCATCAGGTTAGACTTAAAATTTCTGGGAACGAGTTATCCATTTTTGCTGAGGATTTAGACTTTTCAAACGAGGCCCAAGAAAAGCTTTCTTGCCAGTATACAGGTGAGGATATGGAAATTGGATTTAATAGCCGATTCCTAAATGAAATGCTTAACAACCTCGATGCAGATGATGTAATAATAGAGCTTAGTGCTCCATCGAGAGCGGGTATTTTATTGCCGGTATCAAAGGATATTGAAGAGGAAGATATTTTAATGCTTGTAATGCCTGTTATGTTGAATAACTAG
- the gldG gene encoding gliding motility-associated ABC transporter substrate-binding protein GldG, which produces MSRRKTKVNALLSVLISLGILIFINVLNQSFFKRFDLTSDQRHSLRDASVEIVEELEDPVFVRVYLEGEFPADFKRLRNAVKQILDELRAYAGENIQYEFINPSASNDPVKKKEMYTKLSESGLTYTNLTIRTKDGVEEKILFPGALITYRNKEIPLQLLKSTNRVPSPEMMQNSINNLEYNLLSAIHQVTQTRKKKIAWIGGHGEITGLDAYDMVEHLAERYTIFDVNINEKLNALIGYDLIIIAGPKEAISEKDKFIIDQFIMKGGAAMFLVDGLQADMDSLQSQNNMMALASNHNLWDMLFNYGVRLKRDVLMDAACAMIPINVGKFGDQANLKMFPWYFHPTLITTKNHPISANVNPVFTQFLSSLDTVGNDKDIKKTILLETSPLTLRRMAPARINLNTVSIDPGFEKNSIGKTPVAVLLEGKFKSLYANRLTPNIEQDTLIAFQEKALLDTRIMVVGDGEITKNYSNRQTGTVYPLGYDKFLRKIVYGNKDFLANAVDYLLNDERLIKIRAKEIEVRKLNDRKILAKESEIQLANLALPIIIVGVFVFIILIIKRRKFS; this is translated from the coding sequence ATGAGTAGAAGAAAAACAAAAGTAAACGCGCTGCTCTCCGTACTAATTAGTTTGGGGATATTGATCTTTATTAACGTGTTAAACCAATCCTTTTTCAAGCGATTTGATTTAACCTCAGATCAAAGGCACTCCCTTCGCGATGCTTCGGTAGAGATTGTAGAGGAGTTAGAGGATCCGGTTTTTGTTAGAGTATACTTAGAAGGTGAGTTCCCTGCGGATTTTAAACGACTTAGAAATGCGGTAAAGCAAATACTAGACGAGTTAAGAGCTTACGCAGGTGAAAATATCCAATATGAGTTCATTAACCCATCGGCATCAAATGATCCGGTTAAAAAGAAGGAGATGTACACCAAACTCTCCGAATCTGGATTAACCTACACCAATCTTACCATCAGAACCAAAGACGGTGTGGAGGAAAAAATCCTTTTCCCAGGTGCGCTTATTACGTATAGAAATAAAGAAATCCCTTTGCAGCTGCTTAAAAGCACCAATAGAGTACCGAGTCCAGAGATGATGCAGAACTCCATCAATAACCTGGAGTACAACCTTTTAAGCGCAATCCACCAAGTAACTCAAACCAGAAAAAAGAAAATTGCCTGGATTGGTGGACATGGCGAAATTACCGGTTTAGATGCCTACGATATGGTTGAGCACTTGGCTGAGCGCTACACCATTTTCGACGTTAATATCAATGAAAAATTAAATGCCCTAATTGGCTACGACTTAATCATAATAGCGGGTCCGAAAGAAGCTATATCCGAGAAGGATAAATTCATTATCGACCAGTTTATTATGAAGGGTGGAGCGGCCATGTTTTTGGTAGATGGTCTCCAGGCGGATATGGATTCGCTTCAAAGCCAAAATAACATGATGGCATTAGCATCCAATCACAACTTGTGGGATATGCTTTTTAATTACGGCGTTCGTTTAAAGCGCGATGTACTTATGGATGCAGCCTGTGCAATGATTCCTATAAACGTTGGAAAATTCGGGGATCAGGCAAACTTAAAGATGTTCCCTTGGTACTTCCACCCTACGCTAATCACCACTAAAAATCACCCCATTTCGGCCAATGTAAACCCCGTATTTACGCAGTTTCTTTCTAGTTTAGATACGGTTGGAAATGATAAAGACATAAAAAAGACCATCCTTCTAGAAACTTCTCCTCTTACCCTAAGAAGAATGGCTCCCGCTAGGATAAACCTTAACACGGTAAGTATAGACCCTGGATTTGAGAAAAATAGCATTGGTAAAACTCCAGTTGCTGTTCTGCTCGAAGGGAAATTTAAATCTCTATACGCCAACAGGTTAACTCCAAACATAGAACAAGATACCCTAATTGCATTCCAGGAAAAGGCCCTATTGGATACTCGAATTATGGTGGTTGGAGATGGCGAAATCACTAAAAACTATTCCAATAGACAAACTGGGACCGTTTATCCACTGGGTTACGATAAGTTTCTTCGAAAAATTGTTTACGGAAACAAAGATTTCCTTGCCAATGCGGTTGATTACCTCTTAAACGATGAACGCCTTATAAAAATTAGGGCTAAAGAAATTGAGGTTAGAAAATTAAACGACAGAAAAATTTTAGCCAAGGAGAGCGAAATTCAACTTGCTAACCTTGCGTTGCCCATCATTATTGTGGGTGTATTTGTATTTATCATACTTATTATTAAACGAAGAAAATTTTCATGA
- the gldF gene encoding gliding motility-associated ABC transporter permease subunit GldF, producing the protein MFPLFKKELRTFLSSVIGFIVLSVFLVLTALFNWVFLGDLNIINSGYADYRPFFVIAPWMFLFLIPAITMRFFSEEKRTGTIELLLTKPISELQIVMGKFLAGVVLVICALLPTLVFYFSLSSLAIPEGNVDNGAILGSYIGLLFLASSFVAIGTFASSLSDSQIISFLIAVFLCFFCYTGFGSIASFKWFGALDSVILNLGMEIHYESISKGVIDTRDVVYFFSVSFIFIMLTRFVLEGRKW; encoded by the coding sequence ATGTTCCCATTATTTAAAAAAGAATTAAGAACATTTTTGAGTTCGGTAATTGGCTTTATCGTACTCAGCGTGTTTCTGGTACTTACGGCACTTTTTAACTGGGTTTTTCTAGGAGATTTAAACATTATAAATAGCGGATATGCCGATTACCGCCCCTTCTTTGTAATTGCTCCATGGATGTTTTTATTCCTTATTCCCGCAATTACAATGCGCTTTTTTTCAGAGGAAAAAAGAACAGGTACAATAGAGCTGCTACTCACCAAACCCATATCGGAGTTACAAATTGTAATGGGAAAATTTCTGGCCGGAGTGGTTTTGGTAATCTGTGCCCTACTCCCAACTTTAGTTTTTTATTTCAGTCTTAGCTCACTAGCTATTCCTGAGGGTAATGTTGACAATGGTGCTATTCTGGGGTCTTATATTGGGCTGCTATTTTTGGCTTCTTCCTTTGTTGCAATTGGAACCTTTGCAAGCTCTTTAAGCGACAGTCAGATCATCTCATTTTTAATTGCAGTTTTCCTGTGTTTTTTCTGTTACACAGGGTTCGGATCTATAGCCTCCTTTAAATGGTTCGGCGCCCTAGACTCTGTTATTTTAAATCTAGGCATGGAAATTCATTACGAATCTATTAGCAAAGGAGTTATTGACACCCGAGATGTAGTTTATTTCTTTAGTGTAAGCTTCATTTTTATCATGTTAACCAGATTTGTTTTAGAGGGGAGGAAATGGTAA
- a CDS encoding putative quinol monooxygenase, with translation MEFKPECVQDFLEMFAAKKSAIRSSKGCMGLKLLQEKSEGNTFFTYSEWKSEDDLERYRNSELFKSTWAQTKQWFNAKPAAWSVEINQEAN, from the coding sequence ATGGAATTTAAGCCCGAATGTGTTCAGGATTTTTTGGAGATGTTTGCCGCTAAGAAATCTGCCATTCGATCAAGTAAGGGTTGTATGGGTTTAAAGCTCCTACAAGAAAAGTCTGAGGGCAACACTTTCTTCACCTACAGTGAGTGGAAAAGTGAAGACGATTTGGAGCGCTATAGAAACTCCGAATTGTTCAAGTCCACTTGGGCACAAACCAAGCAATGGTTTAATGCTAAACCCGCCGCATGGTCAGTAGAAATTAATCAAGAAGCGAACTAA